The nucleotide window TCTCAAACTGTGGTTTAATTAAGAAAAAAGCATAATGATTTAATAATATAATATCTTTTAAGGGTGGAATAATTTTATCTAATGAAATAAAAGAAACATCACAACAAGCAAATTCAATTTCATCAGGAGCAAATAATGCTTTAGTAACATACCGAAAATTAGTTTTCTCTAATGAAACAACATGCGGATTATTTCGTAATTTTCAAGCTAATTGATTTGTACCAACATCAACAGCATAAACTTTTTTAGCATCATTTTGTAATAAGCAATCAGTAAAACCACCAGTTGAAGCACCAATATCAAGACAAACGAGATTATTAACTGTTAAATTAAAAGCAGTTAAACCTTTGGCTAACTTTTCACCTGCGCGGGAAACATATTTTAATGGTTCACCACGTAATTTAATAATACTATCTAATTTTACCAGTTCACCTGGTTTTAAGGCCGGTACATTATCAACTAAAACATTATTTGCTAAAATCATTGCCTTAGCTTTTTCACGCGAAGGAGCTAAATTATTATTAACCATTAATTGGTCCAACCGAATTTTCATTAAAATTTATTCTCCTTTTCATCGACTTTTATTAA belongs to Spiroplasma melliferum and includes:
- a CDS encoding rRNA methyltransferase, producing the protein MVNNNLAPSREKAKAMILANNVLVDNVPALKPGELVKLDSIIKLRGEPLKYVSRAGEKLAKGLTAFNLTVNNLVCLDIGASTGGFTDCLLQNDAKKVYAVDVGTNQLAWKLRNNPHVVSLEKTNFRYVTKALFAPDEIEFACCDVSFISLDKIIPPLKDIILLNHYAFFLIKPQFESTKEAVKRGKISHKAIHYDVIKKIFALALNNGFSVSNCDYSPILGNKKKNIEFICLLQRTTNPINYITDEAIATIIENAWNTLLS